In Mucilaginibacter sp. KACC 22063, the genomic stretch TATATACAGAACAGCCCCGAGCACAAGAGCCCGTAGTGCCATTGCCTGAAGCTGACACCGTAAACACCTGGCAAACGCTTAAATATGACGAAGTAGATCAGCGTCTGCAGGAGATACAGGAGAAAAAGCCACATCAGGAACCGGTTATTGCTCCTGTTGTATCATACGATGAACCTGCGGATCCTTTAGCAGGCGAGCCTGTTCAGCACGTTGAGCCGGCTGAAGAAAAAGTTGAGGAGTATACTAATCCGGTAGAACAGCTGCAATATCCTGAATCGGTGGAAACTGAAGATATCAGTGAGGAAATGCATCCGGACTTTGATTATCCTATAACACAAACAGCGCATACCATACCAGTACAGCTGCAGTCAGAAGAAATAAAACCGGCGTATGAACAGCCGGTGCAACAGCCGGAAAACGAAAAAGATGTTCATCAAAATAATGTTGTTGAACCAGAGCCGGTAAAAGTAGAAACAATAGACTACCAAACGGTTAAGCCTGCCTCAGAAACTGAAATAGAAGATGAGGTTTACGACGAGATCACAAGTATTGATGATTTCTTTATCAATCCGGTGCCATCAACAGCTAAATCGGCGGCTACTATTATTCCGGCATTTATACCTGTAGGTAAACAGCCCGAAGCTAATGTAGCAGAAGCGCATAGGCCGGTACAGGCCGAAAGCAATGGTGTGCCGGCAGATGTGCAAAAGGAAGATGCTGAACAAATCCATTTTGTAACTGCGGAGCAGTTATCGGAACAGCAAAACGATGAAGCGATTATTGAAGAGGAGATTCCATATATAGTACCGGAGCCAGAGGAAGAGCCTGTTTTTGCAGCGCATATACCAGACCCTGATACTGCTGCGACTGTGAATGATATACCGGTACATAGTTCTCCGGTTGAAGAGTTTGACGATCTTATTGCTTCCAATATAGTTACGTCTGATTATTTTGCGTTCAGAAATTCGTTAAAGGAAGAACCTGTCGCTCCAAAAGCCGAACCTAAGCCTGTTCAGCCGGAGGAACCGCATATTGTATCCAAGTACCACGACGATAATATGCCCTACAGCTTTATGTGGTGGCTTGATAAAACACGTCGTGAACACGCCGGCATCTATCAGCCCTATGTGCAGCCTGTAAACCATTTCGCTAAGGCCGGCTCATCCGCGCAGCAGCAGCCCGAGCCGAAAAAGAAAGAAGAGCAAATCATTAACCGTTTTATAAAAGAAGAGCCGCAGATTAAGCCGCCCAGCAGTGATAAGCTGGATAATGAAAACAAGGCCCGCACCAGCGCAGAAGACCGCGACGAGCTGGTAACCGAAACTTTAGCCCGGATATATATTGACCAAATGCTATTTCATAAGGCCATAGCAACATATAAAAAGTTAATAGTGAGATTTCCGGAAAAAAGTAGTTACTTTGCAAGTCAGATTGAATTGTTAGAAAACAAAATTAACTAAATCATAAAATGTATTTTATTCTATTGATCTTAGCCATCATTGTATGTATCCTGTTAGGATTCATCGTATTGATCCAAAACCCTAAAGGCGGTGGCTTATCTTCAAACTTTTCATCGTCGTCACAATTGATGGGCGTACAAAAAACCGGTGACATCCTTGAAAAAGGTACCTGGGTATTAGCAATTGCTTTAATGGTATTATCACTGGCTATCAACGTTGTTGTAAAAAGCGGAACTGTTAAAGGCGGTGGCGGCGCTTCAAGCGAATACCAAAACCAAATTGATAAAGCTTCTAAACCAAGCGCACCTGTAGGCGCAGCACCTGCACCAACTATGCAGCTTACGCCAAAAGCTACAGACAGCACCAAGAAATAAAAAGGTATAACATATTTGAAAAGGCTTTCTCATTCGGGAAAGCCTTTTTTATTTGGCTATAAACCGGTATGCCAAGCTGCGCTGTAATTTTTTCAATCGGCTGACACGATGACATTTTAATTACATTGCCTGTACGCCGGTTAATGTTAAGTTAATATTAATTGACTGCCAATTGTACAGTGAAGGTGACAAAACTAAGGCTTGGCATAATTGCTGTTGCATTGTTACCGGAATCATAAAACTAAATTTTTAATAGAGCTATGTCAATAAACATTAAACCTATTGCCGGTACAGCCAACAGAGTTGTTGTTGAAGCTGCCGCAGCCGAGGAGAAAACTGCATCAGGTATCATTATTCCTGACACTGCAAAAGAGAAACCGCAGAAAGGAACAGTAGTATCAGTTTCAGAAGAAGATGGCGATGGTAAAAAGCCCACTGTAAAAGCTGGTGATACT encodes the following:
- the secG gene encoding preprotein translocase subunit SecG; this encodes MYFILLILAIIVCILLGFIVLIQNPKGGGLSSNFSSSSQLMGVQKTGDILEKGTWVLAIALMVLSLAINVVVKSGTVKGGGGASSEYQNQIDKASKPSAPVGAAPAPTMQLTPKATDSTKK
- a CDS encoding co-chaperone GroES, which encodes MSINIKPIAGTANRVVVEAAAAEEKTASGIIIPDTAKEKPQKGTVVSVSEEDGDGKKPTVKAGDTVLYGKYAGTEITFEGKEFLIMRESDIYAVL